Proteins encoded in a region of the Quercus lobata isolate SW786 chromosome 8, ValleyOak3.0 Primary Assembly, whole genome shotgun sequence genome:
- the LOC115956760 gene encoding uncharacterized protein LOC115956760 yields MITKQDLLINCGKMPNVSFIQALPDEESLPKSYYEAKQFRRDLGFSYELIHRLFMSKDIAKDMRWHKDERLEDGDYLRHPADSIVWKEFDKKHAWFAADSRNVRLGLASDGFNPFGNMSTSYSMWPVVLMLYNLPPWRCMKDPYMILSLLIPGRKAPGNKIDVYLQPLVDDLKELWNEGIKTYDTSKQHSFKLHAALLWTINDFPAYANLSGWSTKGKLACPICNENTESSYLKSSHKLCYMGHRRFLPQEHNWRHKKEFFDGTEEHRIAPNELSGDQLLQQLMNVPKVQFGDDKATRKRKRTKIELNWTKKSTLMYDSGKRKNKDTSKARKDLEDMGIRKDLHLQKIGTSTKMPQAKYTLTKAENTRFCDWLKNVKFPDGYASNISRCVNTNEGTISGMKSHDLHVLLQRLLPVAIRGYFNDNIRTTLIELCLFFKDLCSQTLKLDVLNQMKEDIVVILCKMEMIFPPSFFDIMVHLALHLPREAELAGPVQFRWMYPIERFLGKLKRFVRNRARPEGSIAEGYLSIECLTFCSMYLREIETVWSCEEQNSDSEHYLEIQGEGIIDIDHKHEVEFENWFKDHICGSNATNVSKELYSLACGSDALVAVYQGCIVNGVRFHTKDREHTRRTQNSGVFVSGEDGGTKTNYYDELRNVLELTYMGNNRV; encoded by the exons ATGATCACAAAGCAAGACCTTTTGATCAATTGTGGGAAGATGCCCAATGTGAGCTTTATCCAG GCACTCCCAGATGAGGAGTCATTGCCAAAATCGTATTATGAAGCGAAGCAGTTTAGGCGAGACTTGGGTTTTAGCTATGAGTTGATACAT CGATTGTTTATGTCGAAAGATATAGCTAAAGACATGAGGTGGCACAAAGATGAGCGACTTGAAGATGGAGATTACCTTAGACATCCTGCCGATTCAATAGTGTGGAAAGAGTTTGATAAAAAACATGCTTGGTTTGCTGCAGATTCCCGCAATGTGCGACTTGGTTTAGCAAGCGATGGGTTTAATCCATTTGGTAACATGAGTACATCATATAGCATGTGGCCAGTAGTACTTATGCTGTATAATTTACCTCCATGGAGGTGTATGAAGGATCCATATATGATTTTGTCCTTACTTATTCCTGGACGTAAGGCACCTGGAAACAAAATTGATGTATACTTGCAGCCGTTGGTGGATGatttaaaagaattatggaATGAAGGCATCAAGACGTATGACACATCAAAGCAACATTCATTTAAGTTGCATGCAGCGTTATTATGGACTATAAATGATTTTCCTGCATATGCGAACTTATCTGGGTGGTCTACCAAGGGAAAGTTAGCATGTCCCATATGTAACGAGAATACAGAGTCGAGTTATTTGAAGTCTAGCCACAAATTGTGTTACATGGGTCATCGTCGATTCTTACCTCAGGAGCATAATTGGCGccataaaaaagaattttttgatGGAACTGAAGAGCATAGGATAGCTCCTAATGAATTATCAGGAGATCAACTGTTACAACAACTAATGAATGTTCCAAAAGTGCAATTTGGAGATGATAAAgctacaagaaaaagaaagcgcACGAAGATCGAGTTGAATTGGACaaagaaaa GTACACTGATGTATGATagtggaaaaaggaaaaataaagacaCTTCTAAAGCACGAAAGGATTTAGAAGATATGGGCATACGTAAAGATTTGCACTTACAGAAAATTGGTACATCTACAAAAATGCCACAAGCAAAGTATACATTGACAAAAGCTGAGAATACAAGATTCTGTGATTGGCTAAAAAATGTAAAGTTTCCTGATGGGTATGCATCTAACATTAGTAGATGTGTGAACACCAATGAGGGTACGATTTCAGGAATGAAAAGTCATGATCTTCATGTACTCTTACAACGATTACTTCCTGTTGCAATTCGTGGATATTTCAATGATAATATACGTACAACATTGATTgaattgtgtttattttttaaggacTTGTGTTCACAAACATTGAAGTTAGATGTCTTAAATCAAATGAAGGAAGACATTGTTGTGATTTTATGCAAAATGGAAATGATATTTCCACCTTCTTTTTTCGATATAATGGTACATCTAGCTCTTCATTTACCTCGAGAGGCAGAGCTTGCAGGTCCTGTTCAATTTCGTTGGATGTATCCAATTGAAAGGTTTCTTGGTAAATTAAAGCGGTTTGTGCGAAACAGAGCACGTCCAGAAGGGTCAATTGCTGAGGGATATTTATCTATTGAATGTTTGACATTTTGCTCCATGTATCTTCGTGAGATTGAGACAGTATGGAGTTGTGAGGAGCAGAATAGCGATAG TGAGCATTATTTGGAGATCCAGGGAGAAGGCATCATTGACATTGATCATAAGCATGAAGTTGAATTCGAAAATTGGTTTAAAGATCATATATGTGGGAGTAATGCGACAAATGTGTCAAAAGAATTATATAGTCTTGCATGCGGATCTGATGCTCTAGTTGCAGTTTACCAAGGTTGCATTGTGAATGGTGTTAGGTTCCACACAAAAGACCGTGAACATACTCGTCGTACTCAAAATAGCGGTGTCTTTGTTTCGGGTGAAGATGGTGGAACAAAAACTAACTATTATGATGAGTTGAGGAATGTTTTGGAGCTAACCTATATGGGCAATAATCGTGTATAA